In Streptomyces sp. 840.1, the DNA window CGCAACGTCCGGGTCGACATCCCGCGCGACACGCTCACCGTCTTCACCGGCGTCTCCGGCTCCGGGAAGTCGTCGCTGGCCTTCGGGACGATCTACGCGGAGGCCCAGCGCCGCTACTTCGAGTCCGTCGCCCCGTACGCCCGGCGGCTGATCCACCAGGTCGGCGCACCCGCGGTGGGCGAGATCACCGGGCTGCCGCCGGCCGTCTCGCTGGAGCAGCGCCGCTCGGCGCCGGGTGCGCGGTCCTCCGTGGGGACGGTGACCACGCTGTCCAACTCGCTGCGGATGCTGTTCTCCCGGGCCGGGACGTATCCGCCGGGCGCCGGGCGGCTGGACTCCGACGCGTTCTCGCCGAACACCGCCGCAGGGGCCTGTCCGCGGTGTCACGGGCTCGGCCGGGTCCACCGCACCACCGAGGAACTGCTGGTCCCCGATCCCTCGCTGTCCATCAGGGACGGCGCGATCGCCGCCTGGCCGGGGGCCTGGCAGGGCAAGAACCTTCGCGATGTGCTGGACGCCCTCGGGTACGACGTCGGCCGGCCGTGGAGCGAGCTGGACCCGGCCGACCGGGAGTGGATCCTGTTCACCGACGAGCAGCCGGTGGTGACGGTCCATCCGGTGCGCGACGCGGGGCGGATCCAACGCCCCTACCAGGGTACGTACATGAGCGCGCGGCGCTATGTGATGCACACGTTCGCCGATTCCAGGAGCCGGGCCCTGCGGGCGAAGGCCGAACGCTTCCTGACCAGCGAGCCGTGCCCGGTCTGCGAGGGCGGCCGGCTGCGGCCGGAGGCCATGGCCGTCACGTTCGCCGGCCGTACGATCGCGGAGCTGGCGGGCCTCCCGCTGACCGCGCTCACCGAGGTGCTGGCGTCGGCCGGCAGCGGTGAGACGGCGCGGGTGCTGACGGAGGATCTGCTGGCCCGGATCGAACCGGTCACCGAACTCGGTCTCGGCTACCTCAGCCTGGACCGCACGGCTCCCACCCTCTCCTCCGGCGAGTTGCAACGACTGCGGCTGGCCACGCAGTTGCGGTCGGGGCTGTTCGGCGTCGTCTACGTCCTGGACGAGCCGTCCGCCGGTCTGCACCCGGCGGACACCGAGTCGCTGCTCGGGGTGCTCGGCCGGCTGAAGGAGGCCGGGAACACGGTCTTCGTCGTGGAGCACCAGATGGACGTGGTGCGGCGGGCGGACTGGCTGGTCGACGTGGGGCCGCTGGCCGGTGAGCACGGGGGCCGGGTACTGCACAGCGGCCCGCCGGCCGGTCTCGCCGAGGTCGCGGAGTCGGCGACCCGCCGCTTCCTGTTCGATGACACGCCCGCCCCGGCGCGCGAGGTGCGGGAGCCCGGCGGGTGGCTGCGGCTGCACGGCGTGGAGCGGCACAACGTGCGCGGCGTGGACGCCGCCTTCCCGCTCGGCGTGTTCACCGCCGTCACCGGGGTCTCGGGGTCGGGCAAGTCGACGCTGGTGGGCCAGGTCCTCGCGGACGTCCTGGCCGACCGGCGGGCCCCGGCCGAGGCGGAGGCCGATCAGCCGCGCGAACGGCCCGCACCGGGGTGCGCGTCGGCCGAGGGGCTGGCGGCGGTGGACCGCCTCGTCCAGGTCGACCAGAAGCCCATCGGCCGTACGCCCCGTTCCAACCTGGCCACGTACACCGGGCTGTTCGACGTCGTGCGCAAGCTGTTCGCCGCGACGGACACGGCGGTGGAGCGCGGCTACCGGGCCGGGCGGTTCTCGTTCAACGTGGCGGGCGGGCGGTGCGAGACCTGCCAGGGCGAGGGGTTCGTCTCCGTCGAGCTGCTCTTCCTGCCCAGTACGTACGCGCCCTGCCCGGACTGTCACGGCGCGCGGTACAACCCGCAGACCCTCGAAGTCACCCTGCGAGGGCTGAACATCGCCCAGGTGCTGGATCTCACCGTGGAGTCGGCGGCCGGTTTCTTCGCCGGCACGCCCGCCGCCGAGCGCAGTCTGCGGACCCTGCTCGACGTGGGGCTCGGCTATCTGCGGCTCGGGCAGCCGGCGACCGAGCTCTCCGGCGGCGAGGCGCAGCGGATCAAGCTGGCCGCTGAGCTCCAGCGCGCCCGCCGGGGTCATACGCTGTACCTGCTGGACGAGCCGACGACGGGTCTGCATCCGGCCGATGTCGAGGTCCTGATGCGGCAGTTGCACGGGCTGGTCGACGCGGGCAGCACGGTGGTGGTCGTCGAGCACGACATGGCCGTGGTCGCGGGCGCCGACTGGGTGATCGACCTCGGGCCCGGCGGTGGCGACCGCGGCGGCCGGATCGTGGCGACGGGGCCGCCGGCCGAGGTGGCTCGGGCTGAGGGCAGCCGGACGGCGGCGTACCTCCGGGCCTCGCTCCACCTCGACTGACCGTTCTTTTCTACCCAACTCCCCTATTTGCCCTGCCGGTTGCCGGTTCGGGCAGGGGAAGGGAAATGAAACAGTAAAGAACGTTGACAGTTACCTGGTCCAGACCAATTATGGGCATGCCTCACGGCCGCTCCTCGCCGTGCGGCATGTGACCCCCGGCCGGGAATCACAGGAACGGACCACGCCCTCGACGGGCGTGGCAGAGCCGTGCGATCCGCCCGTTGTCTCAACTCCGCTGGGAGCTACCCCATGAGACGTCCAAGAACAGTCGCCGCCGTCCTGAGCGCCCTGGCCACGGCCGTCGCGTCCGCAGGCCTGGTCCTCGGATCAGGCGTCGGCGCACAGGCCGCCGCGACCGCCGCCACTCCCCTGCCCGCGCACGTCTTCGCCCCGTACTTCGAGGCGTACAACGGAGACAGCCCGGCCGCTCTCTCACAGGCGTCCGGCGCCAAGTACCTGACGATGGCCTTCGTCCAGACCGAGGCCAAGGGTTCCTGCACCCCGTACTGGAACGGCGATTCGAGCACGCCGATCGCCCAGTCCGAGTTCGGCGCCGACTTCACGACCATCCGGTCGCGGGGCGGCGATGTGATTCCGTCGTTCGGCGGGTACGCGGCCGACAACGCCGGCACCGAGATCGCCGACAGCTGCACGAGCGTCGACTCCATCGCCGCCGCGTACGAGAAGGTCATCACGACCTACGACGTGTCCCGCCTCGACATGGACATCGAGGACAACTCGCTCACCAACAAGGCCGGGATCGACCGCCGCAACCAGGCCATCAAGAAGGTCCAGGACTGGGCCGCCGCCAACGGCCGCTCGGTGCAGATCTCGTACACCCTGCCCACCACGACCAGTGGTCTGGCCGCCAGCGGGCTCGCCGTGCTCAAGAGCGCGGTGGCCAACGGGGCCAAGGTCGACGTCGTGAACCTGATGACGTTCGACTACTACGACGGCGCCTCGCACAACATGGCCCAGGACACCCAGACGGCCATCACCGGTCTGAAGGGCCAGCTGGCCAAGCTCTACCCGACGAAGACCGAGGCGCAGCTGTGGGGCATGACCGGCATCATCGAGATGCCGGGCATCGACGACTACGGCCCCGCCGAGACGTTCACCACGGCCGATGCCACCGCGGTCTACGACTGGGCCGTCTCCAAGGGGGTCAGCACCCTGTCGTTCTGGGCGCTCCAGCGCGACAACGGCGGCTGCCCCGGCACCGGCGGCAGCGACACCTGCTCCGGGATCGCGCAGGACACCTGGTACTTCAGTCACACGTTCGCGCCCTTCACCACCGGCGGCGGCACGGGCCCGGTGACGGACGACTACTCGGTGGCCGTCGCCCCCGGTTCGGCGACGGTCGCGCCCGGCGGCTCGGCCACGGCGACCGTGAACACCTCGGTCACCTCGGGCAGCGCCAAGACCGTGGCGCTGACGACGAGCGGGGCGCCGGCCGGTGTGACGGCAACGCTCAGCCCGACGTCGGTCACCGCGGGCGGCACGTCGGCCCTGAAGGTCACCGCCTCGGCGTCGGCGGCGCCCGGCACGTACAAGATCACGGTGACCGGCGCGGCGGGCACGCTGAGCCACGCGGCGGTCTTCACACTGACGGTCTCCGGTCCCGGGGGCGGCACCGGCTCGCTGGTGAACGGCGACTTCGAGACGGGTGCGCTCGGCCCCTGGACCTGTGAGTCCGGCGGCTCGGTCGTCTCCACCCCGGTGCACGGCGGCTCCCACGCGCTCGCCGCGGCGGCCACCGCCTCGCAGACCGGCGAGTGCACGCAGACGCTCACGCTGTCCCCCAACACCAAGTACACGCTGAGCGGCTGGGTGCAGGGCAGCTACGGCTACCTCGGCGTCAAGGGCGGGGCCACGGCGAGCACCTGGGGCTCCTCCAGCGGTTACGCCAAGCAGTCGGTGGCCTTCACCACCGGGGCCAGTGGCGCGGTGACGGTGTATCTGCACGGCTGGTACGGGCAGGGCACGGTCTACGGTGACGACCTCGCCGTGACGTCCTGACCCGCCGGGACGGCTGAGTCCCCGGTCCCGGAGGCGGGCGGCCTCCGGGACCGGGGCTCTTCGGCGAACTCAGCGGTGGACCTTGCGGGTCGCCCGCAGCCACTCCTTGTTCATCGCGGAGATCGACGGCAGCGGGATCCCCTTCGGACAGGCCGTGGCGCACTCCCCGGCGAGGGTGCAGCCGCCGAAGCCCTCGCTGTCCATCTGCCCGACCATGTCCAGGACCCTGGTCTCGCGCTCGGGGGCGCCCTGCGGCAGCACGTTCAGGTGGTTGACCTTCGCCGAGGTGAACAGCATCGCGGAGCCGTTGGGGCAGGCCGCGACGCAGGCACCGCAGCCGATGCACTCCGCGTGCTCGAAGGCGAATTCGGCGTCCGGCTTGGGCACGGGTGTCGCGTGCGCGTCCGGTGCCGTACCGGTCGGGGCGGAGATGTAGCCGCCGGCCTGGATGATCCGGTCGAAGGCGGAACGGTCCACGACCAGGTCCTTGACGACCGGGAAGGCCGAGGCCCGCCACGGCTCGATGTCGATGGTGTCGCCGTCCTCGAAGGACCGCATGTGGAGCTGGCACGTGGTGGTGCGCTCCGGGCCGTGGGCGTCGCCGTTGATGACCAGGCTGCACGCGCCGCAGATGCCCTCGCGGCAGTCGTGGTCGAAGGCGACGGGGTCGTCGCCCTCCAGGATGAGTTCCTCGTTGAGGGTGTCGAGCATCTCCAGGAACGACATGTCCCGGGAGATGCCCTCCACCCGGTAGGTGGACATGGCGCCGGGGGCGTCGGCGTTCTTCTGGCGCCAGACGCGCAGGGTGAGCTTCATGCGTAGCTCCGCTGAGTGGGGTGGACGTACTCGAAGACCAGGTCTTCCTTGTGCAGGACGGGAGCGCCGCCGGTGGCGGTGAACTCCCAGGCGGCGGCGTAGGAGAACTCCTCGTCGCGCCGGGCGGCCTCGCCGTCCGGGGTCTGTGACTCCTCGCGGAAGTGCCCGCCGCAGGACTCGGCGCGGTGCAGTGCGTCGAGGCACATCAGCTCGGCGAGCTCCAGGTAGTCGACGATGCGGTTGGCCTTCTCCAGCGACTGGTTGAACTCCTCGCCGGTGCCGGGCACCTTGATGCGGCGCCAGAACTCCTCGCGGATCTGCGGCAGCCGGTCGAGTGCCTTGCGCAGCCCCTCCTCGGTGCGGGCCATGCCGCAGTACTCCCACATGAGTTCGCCGATCTCCCGGTGGAAGGAGTCGGGGGTCCGGTCGCCGTCGACGGCCAGCAGCAGGTTGATCCGGTCCTCGGTCTCGGCCACGGCCTCCTCCACCTCGGGGTGCGAGGCGTCGATCGCGGCGTGGTGGGGGTTGCGGGCCAGGTAGTCGTTGATCGTCGACGGGAGGACGAAGTAGCCGTCCGCGAGGCCCTGCATCAGCGCCGAGGCGCCTAGGCGGTTGGCCCCGTGGTCGGAGAAGTTCGCCTCCCCGATCGCGAACAGGCCGGGGATCGTGGTCTGGAGGTCGTAGTCGACCCAGAGCCCGCCCATCGTGTAGTGCACGGCCGGGTAGATCCGCATCGGCGTCTCGTACGGGTTCTCCGCGGTGATCTGCGCGTACATGTCGAAGAGGTTCCCGTACTTCTCCTCGACCTTCGCCCGGCCCATCCGCCCGATGGCCTCCGCGAAGTCCAGGTAGACGCCCTGCCCGCCGGGGCCGACGCCGCGGCCCTCGTCGCAGACGTTCTTCGCGGCGCGGGAGGCGATGTCGCGCGGTACGAGGTTGCCGTACGCCGGGTAGATGCGCTCCAGGTAGTAGTCGCGCTCGTCCTCGGGGATCTCGCCCGCGGGGCGGGTGTCGCCCTTGGCCTTCGGTACCCAGATGCGGCCGTCGTTGCGCAGCGACTCGCTCATCAGCGTCAGTTTGGACTGGTGGTCGCCGGTGCGCGGGATGCAGGTGGGGTGGATCTGGGTGAAGCAGGGGTTGGCGAAGTACGCGCCGCGCCGGTGG includes these proteins:
- a CDS encoding excinuclease ABC subunit UvrA — its product is MPTPHDPYVRVRGAREHNLRNVRVDIPRDTLTVFTGVSGSGKSSLAFGTIYAEAQRRYFESVAPYARRLIHQVGAPAVGEITGLPPAVSLEQRRSAPGARSSVGTVTTLSNSLRMLFSRAGTYPPGAGRLDSDAFSPNTAAGACPRCHGLGRVHRTTEELLVPDPSLSIRDGAIAAWPGAWQGKNLRDVLDALGYDVGRPWSELDPADREWILFTDEQPVVTVHPVRDAGRIQRPYQGTYMSARRYVMHTFADSRSRALRAKAERFLTSEPCPVCEGGRLRPEAMAVTFAGRTIAELAGLPLTALTEVLASAGSGETARVLTEDLLARIEPVTELGLGYLSLDRTAPTLSSGELQRLRLATQLRSGLFGVVYVLDEPSAGLHPADTESLLGVLGRLKEAGNTVFVVEHQMDVVRRADWLVDVGPLAGEHGGRVLHSGPPAGLAEVAESATRRFLFDDTPAPAREVREPGGWLRLHGVERHNVRGVDAAFPLGVFTAVTGVSGSGKSTLVGQVLADVLADRRAPAEAEADQPRERPAPGCASAEGLAAVDRLVQVDQKPIGRTPRSNLATYTGLFDVVRKLFAATDTAVERGYRAGRFSFNVAGGRCETCQGEGFVSVELLFLPSTYAPCPDCHGARYNPQTLEVTLRGLNIAQVLDLTVESAAGFFAGTPAAERSLRTLLDVGLGYLRLGQPATELSGGEAQRIKLAAELQRARRGHTLYLLDEPTTGLHPADVEVLMRQLHGLVDAGSTVVVVEHDMAVVAGADWVIDLGPGGGDRGGRIVATGPPAEVARAEGSRTAAYLRASLHLD
- a CDS encoding succinate dehydrogenase/fumarate reductase iron-sulfur subunit encodes the protein MKLTLRVWRQKNADAPGAMSTYRVEGISRDMSFLEMLDTLNEELILEGDDPVAFDHDCREGICGACSLVINGDAHGPERTTTCQLHMRSFEDGDTIDIEPWRASAFPVVKDLVVDRSAFDRIIQAGGYISAPTGTAPDAHATPVPKPDAEFAFEHAECIGCGACVAACPNGSAMLFTSAKVNHLNVLPQGAPERETRVLDMVGQMDSEGFGGCTLAGECATACPKGIPLPSISAMNKEWLRATRKVHR
- a CDS encoding fumarate reductase/succinate dehydrogenase flavoprotein subunit, which translates into the protein MNDYTDYTAGEPLADTRAPGGPVAERWDTRRFEAKLVNPANRRKHTVIVVGTGLAGGSAGATLAEQGYHVVQFCFQDSPRRAHSVAAQGGINAAKNYRNDGDSVHRLFYDTVKGGDFRARESNVHRLAQISVEIIDQCVAQGVPFAREYGGLLDNRSFGGVQVSRTFYARGQTGQQLLLGAYQALSRQIAAGNVELHPRTEMLDLVVVDGKARGIVARDLVTGKIDTYFADAVVLASGGYGNVFYLSTNAMNSNATAIWRAHRRGAYFANPCFTQIHPTCIPRTGDHQSKLTLMSESLRNDGRIWVPKAKGDTRPAGEIPEDERDYYLERIYPAYGNLVPRDIASRAAKNVCDEGRGVGPGGQGVYLDFAEAIGRMGRAKVEEKYGNLFDMYAQITAENPYETPMRIYPAVHYTMGGLWVDYDLQTTIPGLFAIGEANFSDHGANRLGASALMQGLADGYFVLPSTINDYLARNPHHAAIDASHPEVEEAVAETEDRINLLLAVDGDRTPDSFHREIGELMWEYCGMARTEEGLRKALDRLPQIREEFWRRIKVPGTGEEFNQSLEKANRIVDYLELAELMCLDALHRAESCGGHFREESQTPDGEAARRDEEFSYAAAWEFTATGGAPVLHKEDLVFEYVHPTQRSYA
- a CDS encoding glycosyl hydrolase family 18 protein, with amino-acid sequence MRRPRTVAAVLSALATAVASAGLVLGSGVGAQAAATAATPLPAHVFAPYFEAYNGDSPAALSQASGAKYLTMAFVQTEAKGSCTPYWNGDSSTPIAQSEFGADFTTIRSRGGDVIPSFGGYAADNAGTEIADSCTSVDSIAAAYEKVITTYDVSRLDMDIEDNSLTNKAGIDRRNQAIKKVQDWAAANGRSVQISYTLPTTTSGLAASGLAVLKSAVANGAKVDVVNLMTFDYYDGASHNMAQDTQTAITGLKGQLAKLYPTKTEAQLWGMTGIIEMPGIDDYGPAETFTTADATAVYDWAVSKGVSTLSFWALQRDNGGCPGTGGSDTCSGIAQDTWYFSHTFAPFTTGGGTGPVTDDYSVAVAPGSATVAPGGSATATVNTSVTSGSAKTVALTTSGAPAGVTATLSPTSVTAGGTSALKVTASASAAPGTYKITVTGAAGTLSHAAVFTLTVSGPGGGTGSLVNGDFETGALGPWTCESGGSVVSTPVHGGSHALAAAATASQTGECTQTLTLSPNTKYTLSGWVQGSYGYLGVKGGATASTWGSSSGYAKQSVAFTTGASGAVTVYLHGWYGQGTVYGDDLAVTS